A part of Planococcus sp. MB-3u-03 genomic DNA contains:
- the rnpA gene encoding ribonuclease P protein component, which yields MNKQQRIKKNTEFQRVFKKGKSFANRQFIVYLLKGEQEEFRLGLSVSKKVGNAVARNRVKRYIRQAFLELKDDLLPNADYIIIARPQAANLDFHESKKSLEHVLKIARALPKK from the coding sequence ATGAATAAGCAGCAGCGGATCAAGAAGAATACGGAGTTTCAGCGCGTTTTCAAAAAAGGAAAATCATTTGCGAATCGGCAATTCATCGTCTATTTGCTGAAAGGTGAGCAGGAGGAATTTCGCCTGGGCCTATCCGTCAGCAAGAAAGTCGGCAATGCGGTCGCTAGAAACCGCGTCAAGCGCTATATCCGCCAAGCCTTCTTGGAATTGAAGGATGATCTCCTGCCGAACGCGGATTACATTATCATCGCCCGACCACAGGCGGCCAATTTAGATTTTCATGAAAGCAAGAAAAGTCTGGAGCATGTGCTGAAAATCGCACGCGCTTTGCCGAAGAAGTAG